In the Sediminibacter sp. Hel_I_10 genome, one interval contains:
- the coaBC gene encoding bifunctional phosphopantothenoylcysteine decarboxylase/phosphopantothenate--cysteine ligase CoaBC, protein MSILSGKNILLGITAGIAAYKTASLTRLFIKAGATVKIVMTPASKDFITPLTLSTLSKNPVFSSFVNEEDDNAVWNNHVELGLWADLFIIAPATANTLSKMANGACDNLLLATYLSAKCPVYFAPAMDLDMYKHQSTLTSLKSLQGFGNIMIPATSGELASGLVGEGRMAEPEDIVQFIEDDILGKLPLRGKKILITAGPTYESIDPVRFIGNHSSGKMGFEIAKSAAKMGAEVILVSGPSHENVDSHLIQLKKVTSAKEMYDEVHLHFETADVAILSAAVADYRPKNVATQKIKKKDTTLTLELEKTQDILKSLGEIKTKQFLVGFALETNNEMANAISKLKSKNLNMIVLNSLNDKGAGFGSSTNKVTFITGDHEAKEFPLKSKSEVANDLIQFIIKTIDA, encoded by the coding sequence ATGTCTATATTAAGCGGGAAAAACATACTCTTGGGCATTACTGCCGGTATCGCCGCTTATAAAACTGCGAGCCTTACACGGCTTTTTATAAAAGCAGGTGCCACCGTGAAAATCGTGATGACACCTGCTTCTAAAGATTTTATTACCCCCTTAACACTTTCTACTTTATCTAAAAACCCCGTGTTTTCCTCTTTTGTGAATGAAGAGGATGACAATGCGGTTTGGAATAATCATGTTGAGCTTGGACTGTGGGCAGATCTATTTATTATTGCCCCTGCCACGGCTAATACCTTGTCTAAAATGGCTAATGGTGCTTGTGATAACCTTTTGTTAGCTACGTATCTATCTGCTAAATGTCCTGTTTACTTTGCGCCTGCGATGGACTTGGATATGTACAAACACCAGTCTACATTAACATCCTTAAAATCACTTCAAGGCTTCGGAAATATTATGATTCCAGCAACTAGCGGAGAATTGGCAAGTGGTCTTGTTGGCGAAGGTCGAATGGCAGAGCCTGAAGACATCGTTCAATTTATAGAAGATGATATTTTAGGAAAATTACCGTTACGTGGTAAAAAGATACTCATTACCGCAGGACCAACTTATGAGTCTATTGACCCAGTTCGGTTTATTGGAAATCACTCAAGTGGGAAAATGGGATTTGAGATCGCAAAATCGGCGGCTAAGATGGGAGCTGAGGTGATATTAGTATCTGGACCTTCGCACGAAAATGTAGATAGTCATTTGATTCAGCTTAAGAAAGTCACCAGCGCAAAAGAGATGTATGATGAAGTTCATTTACATTTTGAAACGGCAGATGTCGCTATTTTATCAGCAGCCGTAGCAGACTATCGTCCAAAAAATGTAGCCACTCAAAAAATAAAAAAGAAGGATACAACGTTAACTTTAGAGCTAGAAAAAACTCAGGATATTCTAAAATCTCTTGGAGAGATCAAGACCAAACAGTTTTTGGTGGGTTTTGCCCTTGAAACCAATAATGAGATGGCCAATGCCATTTCAAAATTGAAGTCTAAAAACCTGAACATGATTGTGCTAAATTCTTTAAACGATAAAGGTGCAGGTTTTGGTAGTTCAACAAATAAAGTTACTTTTATAACAGGTGATCATGAGGCCAAGGAGTTTCCTTTAAAATCGAAATCAGAGGTGGCTAATGATCTCATCCAATTTATTATAAAGACAATAGATGCGTAA
- a CDS encoding DNA-directed RNA polymerase subunit omega, protein MTDLKKTTAPVSSVTYDRNIIDAPTDNIYEAISVISKRAEQINTDIRRELVDKLEEFATYNDSLEEIFENKEQIEVSKFYEKLPKPHALAVQEWLDDKIYYRNTDDDIQE, encoded by the coding sequence ATGACAGATTTAAAAAAAACCACGGCTCCAGTTAGTTCTGTAACTTATGACAGAAACATTATCGACGCCCCAACCGATAATATCTATGAAGCTATTTCTGTGATTTCAAAACGCGCAGAACAAATCAACACAGATATTAGACGTGAGTTAGTTGACAAGCTTGAAGAATTTGCAACTTATAACGATAGTCTTGAGGAGATTTTTGAAAACAAAGAGCAAATTGAGGTATCTAAATTTTACGAAAAATTACCAAAACCTCACGCATTGGCTGTACAAGAGTGGTTAGATGATAAAATCTACTACAGAAATACAGACGACGATATCCAGGAATAA
- a CDS encoding outer membrane protein assembly factor BamD — protein sequence MKNFFYVMTAVLVLSSCSEYQKALKSEDVATKFKFGTELYDAGKYNKANRLFEQIVPKFRGKPQAEKLMFMHANAFYQMKDYYISGYQFENFERSYPQSEKVEEASFLSAKSYYQLSPVYSKEQKETIEALEKLQLFVNKYPNSQYLAEANILIKELDYKLEKKAFEIAKQYNKIAYFESSDYEAAIKAFDNFLIEYPGTSFREDAMFYRLDSAYRLGINSVDRRKEERLNIAKGYYDSFKKFYPSSQFMPEADRMNAEMTSALQQFDTKS from the coding sequence ATGAAGAATTTTTTTTATGTAATGACGGCTGTTTTGGTATTGTCCTCTTGTAGTGAATACCAAAAAGCATTGAAGTCTGAGGATGTAGCCACCAAGTTTAAGTTCGGTACAGAACTTTATGATGCTGGTAAGTATAATAAAGCCAACCGATTGTTTGAGCAGATTGTGCCTAAATTCCGGGGTAAGCCACAGGCCGAAAAGTTGATGTTTATGCATGCCAATGCATTTTATCAAATGAAAGATTATTATATTTCTGGATATCAATTTGAGAATTTTGAGCGCTCATATCCACAGAGTGAAAAGGTAGAAGAAGCATCGTTTTTATCTGCAAAGAGTTATTATCAGCTCTCTCCAGTATATTCTAAAGAACAAAAAGAAACCATTGAGGCTCTTGAGAAGTTACAATTGTTTGTCAATAAATATCCAAACTCTCAGTATTTGGCAGAAGCTAATATCCTTATTAAGGAGTTGGATTATAAATTAGAGAAAAAGGCATTTGAAATTGCAAAACAGTATAACAAGATTGCCTATTTTGAATCCTCAGATTATGAAGCGGCTATTAAGGCGTTTGATAATTTTTTAATAGAATACCCTGGAACTAGTTTTAGGGAAGATGCTATGTTTTACCGATTAGATTCGGCTTACAGATTGGGCATCAATAGTGTAGATCGAAGAAAAGAGGAGCGATTAAATATTGCAAAGGGATACTATGATTCCTTTAAGAAATTTTATCCAAGCTCTCAATTTATGCCTGAGGCAGATAGAATGAATGCTGAAATGACCAGCGCGTTACAACAATTTGATACAAAAAGCTAA
- the dapA gene encoding 4-hydroxy-tetrahydrodipicolinate synthase — protein sequence MTKFNGTGIAIITPFKDDQTVDHEALANLVDFNIKNGTNYIVISGTTGESVTITKQEKIEITKTIVKATDKRVPLVLGIGGNNTAAVIEEINSTDLSEIDAILSVSPYYSKPTQEGIYQHFKAISAVCPVDIILYNVPGRTASNMTPETTIRLANDFKNIIAVKEAGNNVAQYLKLLRDKPQDFLIISGDDDLVLGIVLAGGAGVISVIGQALPKQFSKMIRLGLEGKAKEAYNIHFDLMDMTSLIFSENNPAGIKAVLTALGLAKPTVRLPLVEASAELQEKIKTALQKLDS from the coding sequence ATGACTAAGTTCAACGGCACCGGTATTGCTATTATTACACCATTTAAAGACGATCAAACAGTTGACCATGAGGCGTTAGCCAATTTGGTGGATTTCAATATTAAAAACGGTACCAATTATATTGTGATCAGTGGGACCACAGGCGAAAGCGTAACCATTACAAAGCAAGAAAAAATAGAAATCACTAAAACAATTGTAAAGGCTACAGATAAGCGTGTCCCTTTGGTATTGGGAATTGGAGGTAATAATACAGCTGCAGTCATCGAGGAGATCAATAGTACCGATTTGTCTGAGATCGATGCTATTCTATCAGTCTCACCTTATTATAGTAAACCCACACAAGAAGGTATTTATCAACATTTCAAGGCAATTTCTGCAGTTTGTCCTGTAGATATTATCTTATACAATGTACCAGGGAGAACGGCTTCAAACATGACGCCAGAAACCACTATAAGATTAGCAAACGATTTTAAAAACATCATTGCCGTAAAAGAAGCAGGAAATAATGTTGCTCAATATTTAAAATTACTTAGAGATAAACCTCAAGATTTTCTAATTATATCAGGAGATGATGATCTGGTTTTGGGGATTGTTTTAGCCGGAGGCGCTGGTGTGATCTCTGTTATCGGTCAGGCTTTACCAAAGCAGTTCTCAAAAATGATTCGATTGGGTCTTGAAGGAAAAGCGAAAGAAGCTTACAACATCCATTTTGATCTTATGGATATGACCTCCTTAATTTTTTCTGAAAACAATCCTGCGGGGATCAAGGCAGTTTTAACGGCATTAGGTTTAGCGAAACCAACTGTGAGATTGCCATTGGTTGAGGCTAGCGCTGAACTTCAGGAAAAAATCAAAACAGCACTTCAAAAATTAGATTCTTAA
- a CDS encoding 5'-nucleotidase C-terminal domain-containing protein gives MNKYLILGLGMLTLMACQQKSYLNRIEGKQINISDTIAIDQNIDDFIKPYRENVKKNLDSVLAYAVDTYSKSDGDYNTAIGNMMADAVYEESNPVFNSRTGKNIDIVLLNHGGIRSIISQGNITARTAYEVMPFDNEVVVVQLKGPQVKELIDYLSKSKRAHPISGLQITLDADDHVKSSSINGAPLDLEKTYFVATNDYLYNGGDHMDFFKTNDSLYVLDYKIRNVLIDYFTKIDTLKPKIDNRFIQLN, from the coding sequence ATGAATAAATACTTGATCCTTGGCTTGGGCATGCTCACCTTAATGGCGTGCCAACAAAAATCTTACCTCAATAGAATTGAAGGCAAGCAAATCAATATCTCTGATACGATTGCCATTGATCAAAATATTGATGATTTTATTAAACCGTATAGGGAAAATGTCAAAAAAAATCTTGACAGTGTTTTAGCTTATGCTGTAGACACCTATTCAAAATCTGATGGGGATTATAATACCGCTATAGGTAACATGATGGCAGATGCTGTTTATGAAGAATCCAACCCCGTTTTTAATAGTAGAACAGGAAAAAATATAGACATCGTGCTTTTAAATCACGGTGGAATCCGCTCCATTATTTCTCAAGGAAATATAACGGCAAGAACTGCTTATGAAGTCATGCCCTTTGATAATGAGGTCGTGGTGGTACAACTGAAAGGTCCGCAAGTAAAAGAACTCATTGATTATTTATCAAAATCGAAGCGAGCACACCCAATCTCGGGGCTTCAAATCACATTAGATGCTGATGACCATGTAAAATCTTCAAGTATCAATGGTGCTCCACTTGATTTAGAGAAAACCTATTTTGTGGCGACCAATGATTATTTATACAATGGTGGCGACCATATGGACTTTTTTAAAACCAATGACAGTCTTTATGTTTTAGATTATAAAATAAGGAATGTTCTTATCGATTATTTTACAAAGATAGACACGCTTAAACCGAAGATAGACAACCGTTTTATTCAGCTTAACTAA
- a CDS encoding bifunctional UDP-sugar hydrolase/5'-nucleotidase — MKRRAFIQRTSAASALIALGGAGLTSFASSTKKITILHTNDVHSHIDPFGPDDGRNPNQGGVARRATLLDAIRKDNPHTLLLDAGDIFQGTPYFNYYGGELEFKLMSMLKYDLATIGNHDFDNSIDGLYAQLPHAKFDFVSANYDFSNTVMDTHVEPYRTFTKDGIKIGVFGLGIELDGLVDKRMYKETKYLDPLETTQEMSRILKEDEKCDLIICLSHLGYEYSRAEKPSDLKIAENSTNIDLIIGGHTHTFLKKPTVVKNKDGKNVLVNQVGCYGINLGKIDFYFDANKNKSAEGVSITV; from the coding sequence ATGAAGAGAAGAGCATTTATTCAAAGAACCTCTGCAGCTTCTGCATTAATTGCATTGGGCGGTGCAGGACTCACATCTTTTGCGTCATCAACAAAAAAGATAACCATACTCCATACCAACGACGTGCACAGCCATATTGATCCTTTTGGTCCAGATGACGGTAGAAATCCAAACCAAGGAGGAGTTGCCAGACGCGCTACATTGTTAGATGCCATTAGAAAAGATAATCCACATACACTTTTATTAGATGCTGGGGATATTTTTCAAGGCACCCCTTATTTTAATTATTATGGTGGTGAGCTGGAATTTAAGCTTATGAGTATGCTTAAATATGATCTCGCAACTATTGGAAATCATGATTTTGATAACAGTATTGACGGACTTTACGCTCAACTCCCTCACGCCAAATTTGATTTTGTCTCTGCCAATTACGATTTCTCAAATACAGTGATGGATACCCATGTTGAACCTTATCGTACATTTACCAAAGACGGGATTAAGATTGGTGTTTTTGGATTAGGAATTGAGCTTGATGGCTTAGTGGATAAGCGCATGTATAAGGAAACTAAATATTTAGATCCTTTAGAAACCACTCAAGAGATGTCCCGCATCCTTAAGGAAGATGAAAAATGTGATCTTATCATATGCTTATCACATTTAGGCTACGAATACAGCCGTGCTGAAAAACCGAGTGATCTAAAAATTGCTGAAAACAGCACCAATATTGATCTTATAATTGGTGGGCATACACATACATTTCTTAAGAAACCTACCGTTGTAAAAAATAAAGACGGAAAAAACGTGTTGGTAAATCAAGTAGGTTGCTACGGAATTAATTTAGGCAAGATCGATTTCTACTTTGACGCTAATAAAAACAAATCTGCAGAAGGCGTATCTATTACCGTATAA